GAAGCCTATGCCACCGCACTTTCCGAACGCCCAGAGGTTGAACAATTAAAATTGCAAGTGGATGCAAGCGAAGCCTTAATCGACGCTGAGTTTTCGAATCACCTTCCAACTTTAGACGCTTTCGCACAATTTCAAACGCTAACCCTTACCGATAATTTTGAATTTTCAAAATATAACTTCATTAGTCAGTACTCTCTTGGAATTCAATTGAATGTTCCCATTTTCAACGGATTTAAGACAGATGCAAAGGTTCAAAAGGCAGAGATTGAAAAGAAGCAATCAGAAACTCGATTTGAAAATCTGAAAGAACTTATCCGCGCCGAAGTTCGGGTGAGTCTTTCGGGCGTTCAAGAATCTAGAAAGCGAATCCTTTCACAATTAAAAACGGTTCAGTCTGCCGAAAGAAGTTATGAGATTACCAGAAGCCGTAGGCAGCAAGGCTTGGTTTCACTTTTAGAGGTTTCAGATGCAGAACTTGCACTCGCTCAAGCAAAAGGAAATTACCTTCAAGCGGTGTATGATTTCCTGATTGCAAAAGCCAATCTGGATAAAGCATTAGGGGTGGCGACTAAATTCGCAAAATCAGAATCAAAGAAGTGATTTTAACTCACTAAGTGCTTGTATAAGTTGCATCAGCAGTTAAAGCAAATTAAACTTACTGCTTAGTTCGCTTCAAAAACAAAAAAGGGCTTCTCCGAAAAGAAGCCCTTTTTATTGCTGAAATTAAACGGATTGAAAGTGTTAAAGCCCTTGAAATGATTGGTTACTTCTCATCATATCCACCAGCAAAGTTTTGAACGCACATTGTTCGATAAACTGAATGTGCACCAATCCCAATTCCCACAACATTAAACGAGCTGTTGAAGATATTCACGCGATGACCACGGCTTGGTACACCATCATCAACAATTAATTGAATCACGATCTCCCTCGCTGTTTTTGAGCCGTAGGCAATATTTTCACCGGCGCTCATTTTCCAAGTTCCATAACGATTCATTCGCGATCCCATATCAGATCCATTAGAACCGGTGTGTCCAATTTTTCCCGTTGGTCCTTGATCATTACAATGATCTTTGGCTGCTTTCGCTAAACCGTTTGAACTTTTCAAGGCACCAATCGGCTTGGCACCTTTAAGATACCGAATCGCTTCATCCAAGGCATCAACGCCTTCGCTGGTAATGATTGCTGTTTCACCGGGTTTTTCAAAGCGTTTGCCTTTGAAATAAGGCCTTATCGATTCTAATTCAGCTGCGTAGGCTTGCGGGTTGGTTCGTGCACGGTTCAATTCAGAGACCACTTCATTTTCGAGAGCGCTCATTGAAGTCGAATTGTTGTTTGAAGACGAAGCAGGAGTGGGCGGAGCATCAGCATGTTTTGGGATATCGGCAGTTGGTGGTGGCAATGGCGGTTCGGGTGGCGGCTCTGGTTTTGAACGGCGGCGTTTTTTTGATTGAACCGGTTCTCGAAATTTCCATAAGCGAATTGCTTTGCTATCGCCTCCGCTTGCCAATTGACTTCCATCGGGACTAAATGCGACGGCATAAACAAAATCGGTATCCATATGTTCGAAAAGCAACTTGCCTGTAAGCGGATCCCAAATACGAAGAAAATTATCGGAACTTCCGCTTGCTAATAATTGGGCATCGGTATTGAAAGCAACGGCATTAACTTCAATGGCAGCATTATGTTTTAGCGTTTGAGCAACCGTTCCTGTTACCATACTCCAAAGCCGAACATTGCCATCTTGACTTGCAGTTGCAAGAAATTTTGAATCGGGGCTAAATGCCATACCTTTAACATAATGATCTTTGGCATAGGCTAAAAGCTTTGCCTTTTGAACATCCCAAAAAGCAATTGAGCCAAAACTCATTACAGCGGCAATGACGCGGCTATTAGGGCTGAAAGTAAGTGCTGAAATTTGATCCAGACCTGCTTCCATTGTTCGAAGCAATTCACCGGTTGATACATCCCAAAAGCGAATGGTGTTATCGTAACTACCCGTGGCAATAACTGTTCCATCATAACTGAAGGAAACAGAGAGGATATCACGCTTGAGCCCGCTCATCGATTGGAGTAGCTTTCCGGTGCGGGCATTCCAAACTTTAATGAGTCGATCGTCACTTGCTGTAACCAAAAGCGTTTCATCGGTAGGGCTAAAAGCAAGAGATCGAATTGCCTTTTTGTGTGCGCCCTTTATAACCCGGAGTTCCTCGCCGCTTTCTGCATTAAAAATATAAATGTTCCCTTCGCGTCCCGCTCCGGCAACAAGTTCGCCATCGGCATTAAATGAAATAGAATTAACTTTCCCGACAAGTTGCGCGCGGAGAGGGATTGTCTCAGAAAAAAAGATTGAACAAAAAAGGATTAGGAAAAAAAGTGGTTTCTTTTTCATATCAGATGTCTTTAAGAAATCAAATAAAGCCAAATTGGAAATTCGCAATTCTATATTTCGTTAAAACTGCACTTCAAATGAAATTTCCAAGAGTGAAATCAATCAACTTGAATATAGATGTGCGTTTTTTGCATAACAATGACACAAATATGTCATTTCAGTGAATTGGTTTATTCGTGAATTCAAACGAAGAGATTATTTTATAAAAAAATTGAATAAGCTTTGCCAAAAGGAGAAGAAACGCCGCTGATGCGGCAATACGAGAAGATAAAATCGCAGTATCCCAATGTGGTTGTTCTTTTTCGTGTAGGTGACTTTTATGAAACATTTAATGACGATGCCAAAAAAGTATCGGCAGCCTTAGGGATTGTATTAACCAAACGCTCGAACGGCGCGGCCTCTGAAGTGCCGCTTGCCGGATTCCCGCATCACTCACTTGACGGATATGTAGAAAAGTTGGTTCGGAAAGGATTTCGAGTTGCTGTGTGCGATCAAATGGAGGATCCAAAATTTGCAAAGGGAATTGTCAAAAGAGAAATTACGGATATCATAACACCGGGCGTAAACTTTAGCGATAAACTATTAAGTGAACGAAAAAACAACTATCTCACCGCCCTCCATTTTTCATATCAAAAAAAGGAAACGATTGTGGGCGTGGCATTTATTGATGCGACAACAGCCGAATTTCAAGTATCTGAAATACACCTTGCCGATCTCAAGGATTTACTAAGTACCATTAACCCAGCTGAGGTTTTAATTTCAAAATCAGAAAAAGCGAGAATCACGGAGATAAAAAAATTTATCACTGAATCTGCCTTTACCGAATTGGAAGACTGGCGATTTCAGGGTGACTTTGCAAGAGAAACGCTCACCACGCATTTTCAAACCCACTCCCTTAAAGGTTTTGGGATTGATGGATTTCAAGAAGGAATAATCGCTGCGGGAGTAATTCTTGGGTACTTACAAGAAACACAACGCGCAAAACTTTCTTATATCCAAAAAATTACGCCCTTTGATATGGGCAGTGTGATGTCGCTTGACCCACAAACAAAGCGAAACCTTGAATTAACCGCAACACTTCAGAATGGGGGAAGAGAAGGTTCTTTGCTTTCAGTATTGGATAAAACTCAAACCTCAATGGGGGCAAGGCTTTTCAAAAAAATGATTGCCCGTCCTTCGAAAGATTTATCCTTAATAAATTCAAGGCTTGATGCCGTAAGGGCCTTTGTAGGTTCAAAGGAAATTCGCACAGCACTTTGTGAATTGATGAGTAACATCTGTGATCTTGAACGCGTGTTTTCAAGAATAGCAACACATCGGGCATTGCCAAAAGAGATATTAGCATTTTATGCTTCAACGGCGTTAGTCCCAAAAATTAAAGAGATTCTTTTGAACATACCCGCTGAGCCCTTTCCTGAACTGCTCAAAGAAATTTGGGATGGACTTTATGAAATGAAGGAAATCCAAGATGAAATAGAACGGGCGTTAAATCCCGATGCTTCAAATTCTTTAGGCGAAGGCGGTGTGATTAAAGAAGGCTACTCGCCTGAACTCGATGAGTATCGAACACTTTCCTCTCATGCAAAAGACAGACTTTTAGAAATCCAAGAAGAAGAGCGGGTAAAGACGGGAATCGGATCTCTGAAGGTACTTTACAATAAAGTCTTTGGTTATTACATCGAGGTTAGTAACGCAAACCGCGCAAAAGTCCCTGATTATTACGAGCGTAAACAAACGATGGTAAATGCCGAGCGATTTATGATTCCGGCGTTGAAAGAATATGAAGAGAAAATTCTCAATGCTGCAGAGCGCATCGCGGAGTTAGAAGTAAAACTTTTTCAGGAATTACGAATAAAAATATCGAAAGAATCGGGTCTAATATTAAGAAATGCCGCTTCTATCGCACTTCTCGATACCCTGCTTTCGTTGGCAACCGCGGCGATAGAGTATGATTATGTTTGCCCTGAACTTCATGAAGGTGATGAGCTAGAAATAGAATTGGGTAGGCATCCGGTGCTTGAACGAATTTTACCCGTGGGCGAAACTTATGTTCCAAACAGCACCCTGCTCAATCACCAAACGCGCGTGATGTTGATAACCGGACCGAATATGTCGGGCAAGAGTTCTTATTTGCGTCAAACCGGATTAATCGTTCTATTGGCTCAAATCGGGAGTTTTGTCCCTGCTGCGCGGGCGCGCGTGGGAATTGTTGATAAAATATTCACCCGTGTGGGTGCTTCGGATAACTTGGCTGAGGGTGAAAGTACCTTCTTGGTTGAAATGAATGAAGCCGCCGCAATTCTTAATAATGCCACCGCAAAGAGTTTGATTCTGCTTGATGAGGTGGGGAGAGGAACGAGCACTTACGATGGAATGTCAATCGCTTGGGCGATGACTGAATATTTGCACGATGTGATTGGCGCAAAAACTCTGTTTGCAACGCATTACCACGAATTATCCGAATTAGAAACGCAACTCTCAAGGCTTAAAAATTTTCATGCGACCGTTGCGGAAAGCGAAGGAAAGGTAATCTTTTTAAGAAGGATTGAAAAAGGTGCGGCTGAAAGCAGTTTTGGTATTGAAGTTGCAAGAATGGCGGGGTTGCCGGAACAAGTGATTTCACGCGCCAAAGAAATCTTGGGTGAATTGGAATCGGCTGAAGCTGCGGCATTCAATGACGGGGACTCGTCTCCTTCAAAAGGAAAAAAGGGGAAAAAGGCAGAGCGGTTTTCGAAGGTCAAACCGAAGGATGATTTTTATCAAATTTCCCTTTTTGAAATTGGGGATTCAAAAGTGAAGGAAGCACTTGATAAAATTGATGTTAATAAACTTACGCCAATCGAAGCCCTTTTAAAATTAGCAGAGATAAAACGACTCGCCGAGAAGCTATGATAATGAATTGCCTCCGGAAAGAAGGTTAAAGCAAAGTTTTTTATTAAAAGGAGTTCGATTCCTTTGCAGATTGGTAGAAAACACCTATCTTTGCGGCTCACTTTGAAAAATTTAGACGCGATTTTTGAACAATGAAAACGCTCGTTTCCATTTCTGATAAGCAGTTTTTTGTAGAAGCCGGGGATATGATTAATGTTCCGACTCAAAAAGCAAATGTAGGGGATACAATTACCTTTGATAAAGTATTGCTGACTGCGGACGGTGCAAATACCAAACTTTCACCAAAACTTACGGTCACTGCAAAAGTTTTAGAACACTTTAAGGACGATAAAGTCTTGATCTTCAAGAAAAAACGTCGCAAGCGTTACCGCCGGACAAAAGGTCACCGACAAGGTTTGACCAAAGTTGAAATTGTCTCGGTTGGATAATATTTTAATTCACACTAAACACTAACGACGATGGCACATAAAAAAGGGGCAGGGTCGACGAAGAACGGACGCGATTCCAATCCGCAATACTTGGGAATTAAAGCTTTTGGCGGAGAAACTGTAAGCGCAGGTTCAATTATTGTTCGCCAGCGCGGTACGCGCTATAAGCCCGGAAAGAATGTTGGCTTGGGCAAGGATCATACCATTTTTGCTTTAACCAACGGAACCGTTCTTTTCAAGACCGGTAAAGAAGATAGAACTTTTGTTCATATCACGCCTGTGGCACAAGCGTAAAAGCTTGTTTCATTAAGACTTTAAGGCTGTTTATTTCCGGATAAACAGCCTTTTTTTATTCATCGAAATTTTAGTTATGACAATACGCTCTTTGAAAGCGGAGGATAAAGAACCTCTTCGAAAACTTCTCTGGGAAACGAATTCCTTCAGAAGCGATGAGATTGAAGTTGCGATGGAACTCGTTGAAGAAAATCTATCGAAACAAGGGAAGCTTACGCCGGAGGATTATCACATTGCTGTTTCTTTCAACGATGAATCAAAAACCGTTGAAGGCTATGTCTGTTTTGGGAAAACACCAATGACCATCAGCACCTTCGATTTATACTGGATTGCTGTTCATCCTAAAGCCCAAGGAAAAGGGCTGGGAAAAAAATTATTTTTTTATGCTGAAATGGAATCGGCAAAGATGGGTGGAAGACTTTTTGTCATTGAAACCTCCTCACAACCTAAATATGAGGCGACGCGTCAATTTTATGAACGTATCGGTTGCACATTAGAAGCGACCATTCGAGACTTTTATGACCTTGGCGATGATAAGCTCATTTACTCAAAAAGAATCGAAGGCCATACTATTGGGAAGGATACACACAGATAATCAGATGTGTGGTATCATCACTGCCTATAAATAAGCGACCTCGGCGGTCGGTGAGCAATCCAACAGGCCTTCCCCAACGCTCGGGCCGCGAGCCATCATATTTCGGTACAAAGCCTGTTAGGAAATCGGAGACGGAATTGGCTTCCAAATCAAAATCATTATCGAAATCGAGATATACGACCTTGTATCCTGTTGCAGGGTTACGATTCCACGAACCGCGATACGCCACAAATGCCCCGCGCTTAAACTCCTTTGGAAATGTTTCGTTTGCAAACTCAATAGCCATCAAAGCGGAATGGGCTTGAACAAGTGCAGCCGGTTGCTTCATTGAGCGCACACGTGCGGAGTCTTCTTTGGTGATGGGCAAAAGACGCTCGTAATCTCGGCTGCCTTTATAAAAATCAAAATAAACCCCGTGGGCATACGCAATCGGGTAGCCATAAAAACCGCCATCGCGAATGATATCAATCCACTCCGGTGGAATATCGTTGCCTTGATTATCGCTTCCGTTATTGGTTGCCCAAAGTGCATTGGTTCTTGGGTGAACCGTGAGCCCCACAGCGTTGCGAATTCCACTCGCATAAATTCTTCGGTTCTTCCCTTCAATTGAGTATTCTTCAATGATGGCGCGGTAGTCTTCGCGGCATACATTGCAAAGCGAGCCGATGGAGAGATACACTTTTCCATTTTTTTCATCAAAGGCAAGAGTGCGGGTATCGTGACCGCCGCCGGGTTGAGTGGCACCGGAGGCAATGTTATTGATGAAAACGGAGCGGGTTTCAAAGCGGCCATCGCGGTCGTCATCATTTAATTTCCACACACGGCGCTCTTCGGTAACATAAAGAGCATCTTGATAAAAGGCCACATCGTGGGGCGAGTCAAAACCTTCTGCGGCAATAAATGCTTCATCCGCTACGCCATCTCGGTTGCGGTCGGGCAGGGCAATAATTTCGCCGCTGTTTTTATTCGCAACATAAATGGTGCTATCCGGCGACCACGCCATAAAGCGGGGTTTATCAAGTTTCGGGCGGCCATTTCCACCGATATAAAATACTTTGGCGCGCCAACCCTGAGGAAGGTTTACTATTTTGGGTTCAATCAATCCTTTATACTGTTCGGGGATTTCGAGTGCAACCGAGCGAAGTTTTAAATCTTTAATTGGGGTTAACCTTACGCCGGATGGTTGAGCCAGAACGAAAGAAGCAGAAAAGAGAAGACAACAAATAAGAGTCAGGTGAGTCAATGAGAAAACATTTTGCTGTTGAGTCATAATCCAAAACAAAAATGTGTGAAATGAAAGTGGTTAAAATTTTTCACGAGCAGAGTCAAGCAAAAAGAGTTTCATTTGTTGTGAAGTAACTCCTTTTGAGAAAATTAAACTTTAAGCAGCAGGGATTGGCACATGTCAACACAATGATCGAATTAATCTGTCATAAAAATTGATATTTCAATCGAAAGCCTCTCGTAAACAAAATTGAACTCGTCGATCGTTGCATAGATTAATTTCCCGCAATCCATTAACCGCGCAATCACTTCATTATTTTTCTTTGGCACATAGCCAACTTTTTCACCGCGTTCTGTTTCAACACGAATTGCAAATTCGTCATAAAGATTTTCTTGTTCGCGAATTAATTTTAGTCGGTCATTTTTACGAAGAGTTTTTGATAGTGTCTCAGGGTCAGGATTTTCTAAATGAAAAGTTCCGGCTATATAGGTTTCAAGAAGAAGAATTTCTTTTGTGAATGGGAGGGGAAGAGGGCTTTTTCCATCTGTAACCTCATTTAAATATTTCCCTAAATGGATGTTGAAAGGCGAGAGATTTGGCATTGCAAAGAGAATTAAGTCAATAAATTTATGTTAGCTTTAAGCTGTTCTATTTGCATCTGAAGATTTTTTTTTAATCCTTCAATTTCATTTCTTTTATTTTCAATCTGAGCCGGATCGGATAAAATTGATTTATAACGAAACGGTACATCAAGCGAAAGGTTTGAAATTTTAGAGCTAATTTTGTTGATTTTTACCTCCCACGTTTCTCTTTCCTGCATCAATGTCTCTAAATGGCTTTCCTCTTTTTCAAAGTTTATCGGAATTGATGTTGTCACATAGTCCCAAAGCGTTTTCAGGGCATCTATATCACGATTTTCGTAGGCATAAAGGGCTGAATACCAAAGCCCTTTATGTACTTCAGTCTGATTTGGGTTTAAATCGGGATGCAAAGTTTTTGCCAAAGCGTGATAAAGACTTGTTAATTGTTTGCTAACTTCAGAACTCATTTGAGAATTCAAATGTTTTTTTGAGGATTCAACGGATTCTGCCCAAACTCTTAAAGATACCTTCCATTCTTCAAATTCAGTTTCAAGAATTTTATCAATCTGTTTTTCATTGGGATATTCATTCCTATTCAATGCAGCTTGAATCAATTCTTTTTTTCGTTGAAGTCGTTTTAAATCGCAATGAAGAAAAAAAACTTCCAATTCAAATTGGCCTATCTCCTTTTGATAGAGTGCTTCCAAATTTGGCTTTTGAACTTGAATCATATTATCGAAGGTTAAAAAAAGCTCTGCATAGGTTTCCTTAAGCTTATTGATGCACTTCTTCAAATCATTTGTTAGTGTGTGGGTCTGCGGTATCATAATATCTTAATCTAGATTATGAAGTGATGAAGATTTTTGAAAGTATTGAAATCTATTACCAAAGCTATTAAAGAATGTACTGCTCTTCAAAAAGCATTTTGGCGTTGTTGGGAACTTTCACGTTCTAAAATTATTTTTGCAATGTTTCAGTATAGATTTTTTTATTGAGTCGAGACGATAGTCGTATCTGCCCCTCGGCGGAAGTTGGATAGCCAACAGCGGGTGCAAATCCCGCCGACTTAACATAAATTTTGAATCTGAAAAGCGGCTCGACTGCTGAGTAGGATTCACCCGGGACGGTGAAAGCCGCCCCTTTTTTATTCAACGATCCGCAAGGAAGGCTTTACCCAAAATCATTATGTTTTTTTCCTTCAAGCGCAATTCTTCAACTTTAATCCTCACGGCTTCCAACACTGCTTGTAAATTCAACTTAATGTCGCTATTAGTGAATCTCAAAAAAGAAATTTCATATTGCGAAATCACGTCTTCGCGTGCTTTGTCCCTTGCCTGTGCCTCGTCGGTAAAATGAACGCCTCCATCTAATTCAATCGCCAAGCGAACTTCGGGTGCGTAAAAATCAATTACAAAGCGCTCGACGCTATACTGCCGTCGAAACTTACAGTTTGCCAGCCGTCGGTCGCGTACACAATTCCAAAATATCGCCTCTGCTTCGGTTTGGTTCTGCCGTAACTTCCGTCGCAAGTCTTTCACTTCCGTCCGATTAAAGACGCGCTTGGTCATATACTCTGCTTGGTTGATTAAACTTTCTACTGCATTGCATAAAATAACGGTTGTGGTCGTGTGCAAGTGTGCTGACCTCACCCTGTTTCGGCTTGTGCCGAAACGACCCTCTCCTTGCAAGGAGAGGGACGTTGCCGCTTGCGGCATCAGGGTGAGGTCACCACCACCGCAATCTCTTCCGCCGTTAAGCCATAAAGCGCATAAACCTTTTCATCAATCTCCCGCTCAAACCCCGCCGTCTCTTCGCCCACAGACTTCGCAGCAATTACCGTTTTTACCAATTCAACAATCTGTTTCTCTGTCTCGACTGAATCGGGTTTGGCGATGCCAAAAGCGTTTAGGTAATCGGGCGTAAAAGCAAAATAGCCGCCGCGAAAAATTGTACCTGTATTTTTTAAAAAATACCAAAGCAGTTCTGAGTTCAGTAAGCCTATCAAGTAATGATAGTCAAGTATAATTCCGCTCTTTTTAATCAAGCCAAAGCATTTTGTATTACCGTAAAAAATGCCTTCCAAATCAGAACTAAACTGACTTTTCAGCCCTAAATATGGACATATCAACTTTGGCTTATCAAACAAAGTCAAGTTTTTTGGATAGATATAACGAAACCAAAATTCGTCGTGCATCAATTTTCCATTTTCTCTTTCTCGCAAAACTTGTTCATTCTTTTTTAGATACGCATAGCCTTTTGGGAAAAGCGTTTTGATTTCTTGCTCCGTGTAAAGAGCGGCTTTACCATTGTTGAGTTTGTAAGGGAAAATTACATAGTTATTTGTTTTTAAGGTTTCGTAGCGATGCACTTGGTCGCCTTTAAGCAAGGGCTTTACAAGACCGCACTCGATTTCTACTTCTTGGTCAAGTTCTTTGGAATAGCCTTTAATGATGTAGCCGCTGTTCGTGCAATTCAAGAGGAAATACACCGAGTCTTTAGATGTTGCAATCCCTTGAAAGATTTTCTCAAAAATGTCTTTAACCTTTAAAGGTTGCTGCTGAATTTTCTTGAGAATATTATGGGTTTGGTTATCTGAAAGAATCCACCCTTCGAGGGAAAGCGAATCAGGGTTAAATGTATTAAATCGTGAATCATCGAGTTCATTTAGAAAATGGTGAAGGTCTTCATTAGTCAATAAATCTCGGTTTAATTGAAAATAATTAAGGTGATTTGAATTGGGTATAAACCATTGCAGACCCGTATAAGTGGAAGCATTAAATACTTGATAGGCTTCAAAGGAAATTATTTTCTGTGCTGCTTTATAATTTTTCACGACTTCTCGAAGTCCTTTTCCAAATGCGGAATTTGTCCATTTTACAGGCATGATATAATTCAATATCCCTCTATGTGTGAGCAATTCGAGCCCTCTTTCCACAAAGAGTACATATAAATCAAAAGAGCCTGTCGCTGAATTAAAAATACTTGCAAGTAAATTGGCATAAGCACTATTAACCTTTCGTATTCCTTGAATTCGTAAGTAAGGCGGGTTCCCGATAATAACATCAAAGCCTTTTGAAATGCCAAACATCCAGTTTTTGTCAAAAAAGGGACTTGGTATTGAGTCATTGAATGGGTCCCACACGTCAAGTCTCGCTGCAATAGAAGCAAAAAGCGGCGGGCCTTCTTTCAAGTCTGTAAGCGTACTTTGTTTGGTGTTTTCGAATTTGGCTTTAATGAGTGCTTTCTTTTCAGGGTCGTGAGCATGATCGTAATAGGTATTTCTCAGCGTTTGCAGTTCGGTGAGGTGCTTTTTATAGGCTTCAAAAAAGATATTAATCTCAGACGTTTTTTCAAGTTCCTCGAGTCCTAATCCTATTAAGGTATCGGCACAAATGAATTTAAAATCAAGGTTGGGCAGGGGCTTCAAGTTGAAATTGTGTTTTGTGTCTATGGGTTTATACTCTTCATCCA
The nucleotide sequence above comes from Chloroherpetonaceae bacterium. Encoded proteins:
- a CDS encoding CAP domain-containing protein, which codes for MKKKPLFFLILFCSIFFSETIPLRAQLVGKVNSISFNADGELVAGAGREGNIYIFNAESGEELRVIKGAHKKAIRSLAFSPTDETLLVTASDDRLIKVWNARTGKLLQSMSGLKRDILSVSFSYDGTVIATGSYDNTIRFWDVSTGELLRTMEAGLDQISALTFSPNSRVIAAVMSFGSIAFWDVQKAKLLAYAKDHYVKGMAFSPDSKFLATASQDGNVRLWSMVTGTVAQTLKHNAAIEVNAVAFNTDAQLLASGSSDNFLRIWDPLTGKLLFEHMDTDFVYAVAFSPDGSQLASGGDSKAIRLWKFREPVQSKKRRRSKPEPPPEPPLPPPTADIPKHADAPPTPASSSNNNSTSMSALENEVVSELNRARTNPQAYAAELESIRPYFKGKRFEKPGETAIITSEGVDALDEAIRYLKGAKPIGALKSSNGLAKAAKDHCNDQGPTGKIGHTGSNGSDMGSRMNRYGTWKMSAGENIAYGSKTAREIVIQLIVDDGVPSRGHRVNIFNSSFNVVGIGIGAHSVYRTMCVQNFAGGYDEK
- the mutS gene encoding DNA mismatch repair protein MutS; this encodes MRQYEKIKSQYPNVVVLFRVGDFYETFNDDAKKVSAALGIVLTKRSNGAASEVPLAGFPHHSLDGYVEKLVRKGFRVAVCDQMEDPKFAKGIVKREITDIITPGVNFSDKLLSERKNNYLTALHFSYQKKETIVGVAFIDATTAEFQVSEIHLADLKDLLSTINPAEVLISKSEKARITEIKKFITESAFTELEDWRFQGDFARETLTTHFQTHSLKGFGIDGFQEGIIAAGVILGYLQETQRAKLSYIQKITPFDMGSVMSLDPQTKRNLELTATLQNGGREGSLLSVLDKTQTSMGARLFKKMIARPSKDLSLINSRLDAVRAFVGSKEIRTALCELMSNICDLERVFSRIATHRALPKEILAFYASTALVPKIKEILLNIPAEPFPELLKEIWDGLYEMKEIQDEIERALNPDASNSLGEGGVIKEGYSPELDEYRTLSSHAKDRLLEIQEEERVKTGIGSLKVLYNKVFGYYIEVSNANRAKVPDYYERKQTMVNAERFMIPALKEYEEKILNAAERIAELEVKLFQELRIKISKESGLILRNAASIALLDTLLSLATAAIEYDYVCPELHEGDELEIELGRHPVLERILPVGETYVPNSTLLNHQTRVMLITGPNMSGKSSYLRQTGLIVLLAQIGSFVPAARARVGIVDKIFTRVGASDNLAEGESTFLVEMNEAAAILNNATAKSLILLDEVGRGTSTYDGMSIAWAMTEYLHDVIGAKTLFATHYHELSELETQLSRLKNFHATVAESEGKVIFLRRIEKGAAESSFGIEVARMAGLPEQVISRAKEILGELESAEAAAFNDGDSSPSKGKKGKKAERFSKVKPKDDFYQISLFEIGDSKVKEALDKIDVNKLTPIEALLKLAEIKRLAEKL
- the rplU gene encoding 50S ribosomal protein L21, whose product is MKTLVSISDKQFFVEAGDMINVPTQKANVGDTITFDKVLLTADGANTKLSPKLTVTAKVLEHFKDDKVLIFKKKRRKRYRRTKGHRQGLTKVEIVSVG
- the rpmA gene encoding 50S ribosomal protein L27, whose translation is MAHKKGAGSTKNGRDSNPQYLGIKAFGGETVSAGSIIVRQRGTRYKPGKNVGLGKDHTIFALTNGTVLFKTGKEDRTFVHITPVAQA
- a CDS encoding GNAT family N-acetyltransferase; this encodes MTIRSLKAEDKEPLRKLLWETNSFRSDEIEVAMELVEENLSKQGKLTPEDYHIAVSFNDESKTVEGYVCFGKTPMTISTFDLYWIAVHPKAQGKGLGKKLFFYAEMESAKMGGRLFVIETSSQPKYEATRQFYERIGCTLEATIRDFYDLGDDKLIYSKRIEGHTIGKDTHR
- a CDS encoding PQQ-dependent sugar dehydrogenase — translated: MTQQQNVFSLTHLTLICCLLFSASFVLAQPSGVRLTPIKDLKLRSVALEIPEQYKGLIEPKIVNLPQGWRAKVFYIGGNGRPKLDKPRFMAWSPDSTIYVANKNSGEIIALPDRNRDGVADEAFIAAEGFDSPHDVAFYQDALYVTEERRVWKLNDDDRDGRFETRSVFINNIASGATQPGGGHDTRTLAFDEKNGKVYLSIGSLCNVCREDYRAIIEEYSIEGKNRRIYASGIRNAVGLTVHPRTNALWATNNGSDNQGNDIPPEWIDIIRDGGFYGYPIAYAHGVYFDFYKGSRDYERLLPITKEDSARVRSMKQPAALVQAHSALMAIEFANETFPKEFKRGAFVAYRGSWNRNPATGYKVVYLDFDNDFDLEANSVSDFLTGFVPKYDGSRPERWGRPVGLLTDRRGRLFIGSDDTTHLIICVYPSQ
- a CDS encoding HIRAN domain-containing protein, which translates into the protein MPNLSPFNIHLGKYLNEVTDGKSPLPLPFTKEILLLETYIAGTFHLENPDPETLSKTLRKNDRLKLIREQENLYDEFAIRVETERGEKVGYVPKKNNEVIARLMDCGKLIYATIDEFNFVYERLSIEISIFMTD
- a CDS encoding endonuclease domain-containing protein, which gives rise to MPQAATSLSLQGEGRFGTSRNRVRSAHLHTTTTVILCNAVESLINQAEYMTKRVFNRTEVKDLRRKLRQNQTEAEAIFWNCVRDRRLANCKFRRQYSVERFVIDFYAPEVRLAIELDGGVHFTDEAQARDKAREDVISQYEISFLRFTNSDIKLNLQAVLEAVRIKVEELRLKEKNIMILGKAFLADR